A genomic stretch from Solanum stenotomum isolate F172 chromosome 8, ASM1918654v1, whole genome shotgun sequence includes:
- the LOC125872356 gene encoding sorting nexin 2A-like, whose product MMGYENQESHLYASKEEMESLVLDDDSPNGTAHPFSDPLSSSSSLPFAEIPTDQSQTPNSSFNSILEPPSYAEAIFRSFDADHSSPQINGAHDHSIASPSSPPSSDDFLTITVSDPQKEQELSNSLVPGGTAYVTYLITTRTNLPEFDGTEFSVRRRFRDVVTLSDRLAESYRGFFIPLRPDKSVVESQVMQKQEFLEQRRAALEKYLRRLAAHPVIRRSEELRMFLEANGKLPLVRTTDVASRMLDGAVQLPKQIFGETAGGMVDANEVAQPAKGGRDLLRIFRELKQSVSNDWGGVKPPVVEEDKELVEKKQKLHDFEQQLSNVSQQAEALVKAQQDIGETMGQMGLAFVKLTKFETERAVYDSQRTRAADMKNVATASVKASRLYRELNAQTVKHLDKLHEYLGVMLAVNNAFSDRSSALLTVQTLLSELSSLNSRIEKLEAAASKIFGGDRSRIRKIEELKETHRVTEDAKSSAVREYERIKENNKNELERFEKERHDDFLGMLRGFIVNQAGYAEKMANVWKTVAEETSGYAKHGS is encoded by the exons ATGATGGGATATGAGAATCAAGAGTCCCACCTTTATGCATCCAAAGAGGAGATGGAATCTCTGGTACTCGACGACGATTCTCCCAACGGCACTGCTCATCCTTTCTCAGATCCACTTTCATCATCCTCATCTCTTCCTTTCGCTGAAATCCCTACTGACCAAAGTCAAACCCCTAATTCTTCCTTTAATTCCATCCTCGAACCTCCTTCTTACGCTGAGGCTATTTTCAGATCCTTTGACGCTGATCACTCCTCTCCTCAAATCAACGGCGCTCATGATCACTCTATTGCTTCTCCTTCCTCACCTCCATCCTCCGACGACTTTTTGACCATTACCGTTTCCGATCCACAGAAAGAGCAAGAGTTGTCCAATTCTCTCGTTCCTGGGGGGACTGCTTATGTTACCTACCTAATTACTACCAGGACAAATTTACCGGAATTTGATGGAACTGAATTTAGTGTGAGGAGGAGGTTTAGAGATGTGGTGACTTTGTCCGACCGATTAGCTGAGTCGTATAGAGGTTTTTTCATTCCGTTAAGGCCGGATAAGAGTGTTGTTGAGAGTCAGGTGATGCAGAAACAGGAATTTCTGGAACAGAGGAGAGCAGCACTGGAGAAGTACCTGAGGAGATTAGCTGCGCATCCTGTGATAAGGAGGAGTGAGGAGCTAAGAATGTTTTTGGAGGCGAATGGGAAGCTGCCGCTGGTGAGGACAACAGATGTGGCATCCAGGATGTTGGATGGGGCAGTGCAGTTACCCAAGCAGATCTTTGGTGAGACAGCAGGGGGAATGGTGGATGCCAATGAGGTGGCTCAGCCTGCCAAGGGAGGTAGGGACCTGTTGAGAATCTTTAGGGAGTTGAAACAATCTGTGTCTAATGATTGGGGTGGTGTGAAGCCACCTGTAGTAGAGGAGGATAAGGAATTAGTGGAAAAGAAGCAGAAGTTGCATGATTTTGAGCAGCAGCTCAGCAATGTGTCTCAGCAG GCCGAAGCACTTGTAAAAGCTCAGCAGGATATTGGAGAAACCATGGGCCAAATGGGCCTAGCTTTTGTCAAGTTAACAAAGTTTGAGACAGAGCGAGCAGTTTATGATTCACAAAGAACAAGGGCTGCAGATATGAAGAATGTGGCAACTGCTTCTGTTAAGGCAAGCAGACTATATAGGGAGCTAAATGCACAAACTGTCAAACATTTG GATAAGCTCCATGAATACCTTGGAGTGATGTTAGCTGTGAACAATGCATTTTCCGATAGGTCAAGTGCTCTTTTGACAGTACAGACATTGTTGTCTGAGCTGTCATCACTAAATTCGAGGATCGAAAAACTTGAAGCTGCTGCATCTAAGATATTTGGTGGGGACAGGTCCAGAATTCGCAAAATAGAAGAGCTCAAGGAAACGCATAGAGTTACTGAAGATGCCAAAAGTTCTGCTGTGAGGGAGTATGAGCGGATCAAG GAAAACAACAAGAATGAGCTTGAGAGATTTGAGAAGGAACGACATGATGACTTCTTGGGAATGTTGAGAGGCTTTATTGTCAATCAG GCAGGATATGCAGAAAAGATGGCAAATGTTTGGAAGACGGTTGCAGAGGAAACAAGTGGATATGCAAAACATGGTAGCTGA
- the LOC125875142 gene encoding probably inactive leucine-rich repeat receptor-like protein kinase IMK2: MRDQDRVFTSFEPYPFRVVNKFLTRKGGAGRCIISHLAKRFFLFAQLFLLFQLLIFGIQPTSGEDWDGIIITAENFQALQAFKQELVDPKGFLKSWNDSGFGACSGGWLGIKCAQGQVIVIQLPWRGLGGRITERIGQFQSLRKLSLHDNVIGGSIPSTLGLIPNLRGLQLFNNRLSGSIPASLGLCPLLQTLDLSNNSFSGVIPPSLVNSTKLYRLNLSHNSLSGSIPTSLTQSPSLIFLGLKYNNLSGSIPDTWDGNGNGKRLFQLQSLTLDHNFFSGSIPASLGKLNELVELSLSHNRLTGVIPSHIGGLSRLTTLDLSYNAINGSLSDSFLNLSSLVVLNLESNQLDNQIPAAIIKLQKLSVLNLRSNHFSGDIPVTIGNISALRQLDLAHNNISGEIPASLDTLPNLSAFNVSYNNLSGPVPTHLAREFNSSAFVGNLQLCGYSASTPCTISPVSPSPETPKKQRRKLSTKDIILIAGGALLIILALLCCILLCCLIRKRSAAEAGKDGQGTSRAAAVARGEKGVPPTAGEVEAAGGGDTGGKLVHFDGPIVFTADDLLCATAEIMGKSTYGTVYKATLEDGDQVAVKRLREKITRGQREFESEVNILGKIRHPNLLALRAYYMGPKGEKLLVFDYMPKGSLATFLHARSPDTPIDWATRMRIAKGTARGLLFLHTNANIIHGNLTSSNVLLDDNTNAKIADYGLSRLMTAAANANVIATAGALGYRAPELSKLKKANTKTDVYSLGVIILELLTGKSPGEAMNGVDLPQWVASIVKEEWTNEVFDLELMRDASVIGDELLNTLKLALHCVDPSPSARPEVQQLLQQLEEIRPETATSSGDDDGAAAPSASDD; this comes from the exons ATGAGAGATCAAGATCGAGTTTTTACTAGTTTTGAACCATACCCTTTTCGAGTTGTTAACAAGTTTTTAACTCGAAAAGGAGGAGCTGGTAGATGTATAATTTCTCATCTTGCAAAAAGGTTCTTTCTTTTTGCTCAACTTTTCCTGTTATTTCAGTTACTGATATTTGGGATTCAGCCAACTTCAGGTGAAGATTGGGATGGGATAATTATTACTGCAGAAAATTTTCAAGCACTTCAAGCTTTTAAACAAGAATTGGTTGATCCAAAAGGGTTCTTGAAAAGCTGGAATGATAGTGGATTTGGAGCTTGTTCTGGTGGATGGCTTGGTATTAAATGTGCTCAAGGACAAGTTATTGTTATTCAGCTTCCATGGAGAGGTTTAGGTGGAAGAATTACTGAAAGAATTGGACAATTTCAGTCTCTTAGAAAACTTAGCTTACATGATAATGTCATTGGTGGTTCAATTCCTTCTACTTTGGGACTCATACCTAATCTTAGAGGACTTCAACTTTTTAACAATAGGTTATCAGGTTCTATTCCTGCTTCTCTTGGTTTATGCCCTCTTCTTCAAACACTTGATCTCAGCAATAACTCATTCTCTGGTGTAATTCCACCTAGTCTTGTTAATTCAACTAAGCTTTATAGGCTTAATCTTAGCCATAATTCTTTGTCTGGTTCAATTCCCACAAGTCTCACTCAATCTCCCTCACTCATCTTTCTTGGTCTCAAGTATAACAATCTTTCAGGCTCAATACCAGATACTTGGGATGGAAATGGAAATGGAAAAAGACTCTTCCAACTTCAGTCTCTTACACTTGATCACAACTTCTTTTCTGGAAGCATTCCAGCTTCCTTAGGCAAGTTGAATGAACTTGTTGAGCTTTCACTTAGTCATAATCGATTGACTGGAGTTATCCCAAGTCATATTGGGGGACTCTCTAGGCTTACAACACTTGATTTGTCTTATAATGCCATTAATGGAAGCTTGTCTGATAGTTTCTTGAATCTATCCTCACTAGTGGTCTTGAACTTGGAAAGCAACCAACTTGATAACCAAATCCCAGCAGCCATAATAAAATTGCAGAAACTCTCAGTTCTCAACTTGAGGAGTAACCACTTTAGTGGTGATATTCCAGTCACTATAGGAAACATCTCTGCTCTTAGACAACTAGATTTAGCTCATAATAATATAAGTGGAGAAATCCCAGCTTCTTTAGATACTTTACCAAATCTTAGTGCCTTCAATGTCTCATATAATAATCTGTCTGGTCCTGTTCCAACTCATCTCGCACGGGAATTCAACTCGAGTGCCTTTGTGGGTAATCTTCAGCTATGTGGTTACAGTGCATCAACCCCATGTACAATCTCTCCAGTTAGCCCATCCCCCGAAACACCAAAAAAGCAACGTCGTAAGTTAAGTACTAAGGACATAATTCTCATAGCAGGAGGGGCACTTCTCATAATCTTGGCTCTGCTATGTTGCATTCTCCTATGCTGCTTGATCAGGAAAAGATCTGCAGCTGAAGCAGGGAAGGATGGTCAAGGCACGAGTAGGGCGGCTGCAGTAGCCAGAGGTGAAAAGGGTGTTCCACCAACTGCTGGAGAAGTTGAAGCAGCAGGAGGAGGAGATACAGGAGGAAAACTTGTCCATTTTGATGGACCTATTGTGTTCACAGCAGATGATCTTCTTTGTGCAACCGCCGAAATAATGGGAAAGAGCACTTATGGTACGGTGTACAAGGCCACGTTAGAGGATGGCGATCAAGTTGCTGTGAAAAGATTGAGAGAGAAGATCACAAGAGGTCAAAGGGAATTTGAGAGTGAAGTCAATATTCTTGGCAAGATCAGGCATCCAAATCTTTTGGCCCTTAGAGCATATTACATGGGACCTAAAGGAGAGAAACTTCTTGTTTTTGACTACATGCCTAAGGGAAGTTTGGCAACTTTTCTTCATG CTCGCAGTCCTGATACACCAATTGATTGGGCAACAAGGATGAGAATAGCAAAGGGTACAGCAAGGGGATTGCTCTTCCTTCATACAAATGCCAACATCATTCATGGGAATCTTACATCGAGCAATGTTTTACTTGATGACAACACAAATGCAAAGATTGCAGATTATGGTCTTTCGCGCCTAATGACTGCTGCTGCAAATGCAAATGTTATTGCAACTGCTGGAGCACTTGGGTATCGGGCACCTGAACTTTCAAAGCTCAAGAAAGCAAACACAAAGACAGATGTATACAGCCTTGGTGTTATTATACTGGAACTTCTAACTGGGAAGTCACCAGGAGAAGCAATGAATGGTGTGGATTTGCCTCAATGGGTTGCATCAATTGTGAAAGAGGAGTGGACTAATGAGGTATTTGATTTAGAACTAATGAGGGATGCATCCGTTATCGGTGATGAATTATTGAATACCTTGAAATTGGCTTTGCATTGTGTTGATCCATCACCATCAGCTCGACCAGAAGTTCAGCAACTTCTCCAGCAACTAGAAGAAATTAGACCTGAAACAGCTACCAGTTCTGGGGACGATGACGGTGCTGCAGCTCCCTCAGCAAGCGATGATTAG